One part of the Bacillus sp. FJAT-27916 genome encodes these proteins:
- a CDS encoding DUF4236 domain-containing protein, which translates to MGLRFRKSFKIAPGVRVNVGKKSAGLSIGGRGVRYSVNTSGRRTASAGIPGSGLYYTSTKSGGSRAKSSAYQQRQALQRAEREREKMEQLELAQLEVDMYENQVELLKSIHKEADEPVDWAYLAKAEPPFQAGQAGPKEKEARQALEAYQPTWLERIFKGRQLLKRQKLELAVTKGKEEDDSAYQNWAELTTLSNDILAGDIDAYFRAIQEMDPLGDLTEFGSGFEFSTDDLSYMEVQFDVHSEEMVPLKEKKLTKTGKVSEKALTKTRYYELQQDYVCSSVIRIARDLFALLPLEKVVIHAYDVMLYTEIGHMKRECILSVIIDCETIEKLNLDLIDCSDAMVNFPHHMHFRKTKGFAPVTALAIEAE; encoded by the coding sequence ATGGGGTTACGTTTCAGAAAAAGCTTCAAGATTGCTCCAGGAGTACGCGTCAATGTCGGGAAGAAGAGCGCAGGGCTCAGTATTGGCGGCAGGGGGGTCCGATATTCTGTCAATACGAGCGGGCGGAGGACAGCAAGTGCTGGTATTCCAGGGTCAGGTCTTTACTATACAAGCACAAAGAGCGGAGGAAGCCGGGCTAAGTCAAGTGCTTATCAGCAGCGTCAAGCACTGCAGCGGGCAGAACGCGAAAGAGAGAAAATGGAACAGCTTGAACTTGCCCAATTAGAAGTGGACATGTATGAAAACCAAGTGGAGCTATTGAAGAGCATCCATAAAGAGGCTGATGAACCAGTGGATTGGGCGTATTTAGCGAAAGCGGAACCGCCATTCCAAGCTGGACAGGCAGGCCCGAAGGAGAAAGAGGCAAGGCAAGCGCTTGAGGCATACCAGCCGACATGGTTGGAGCGAATCTTTAAGGGGCGCCAATTATTGAAGCGCCAGAAGCTCGAGCTTGCTGTAACAAAGGGAAAGGAAGAGGATGATTCTGCCTATCAGAATTGGGCAGAGCTAACGACTCTTTCGAACGATATTTTAGCCGGGGACATTGATGCCTATTTCCGTGCTATTCAGGAGATGGACCCGCTCGGAGACTTGACTGAATTCGGGAGCGGATTTGAATTCTCGACCGATGACCTATCCTATATGGAAGTCCAGTTCGATGTACATTCTGAGGAGATGGTACCGCTGAAGGAGAAAAAGCTGACGAAGACAGGGAAGGTGTCTGAGAAGGCTTTGACCAAGACGCGCTATTATGAGCTTCAGCAGGATTATGTGTGCAGCAGTGTCATCCGTATCGCACGTGATTTGTTTGCGCTCTTGCCTCTTGAGAAGGTGGTTATTCATGCTTATGACGTGATGCTGTATACGGAAATAGGCCATATGAAGCGTGAATGCATCCTATCTGTCATCATTGATTGCGAGACGATTGAGAAGTTGAATTTAGATTTAATTGATTGTTCAGATGCCATGGTAAATTTCCCTCACCACATGCATTTTCGGAAGACAAAAGGCTTTGCGCCTGTTACAGCTTTAGCGATAGAAGCAGAATAG
- a CDS encoding FtsX-like permease family protein, translated as MMNNMLHRETFRTIKKTFGRFLSIAAMIALGCFAFVGLKVTGPDMRSTAEKIYDTYQLADVSIVSTYGLDETDAKAIEANENIDTIEYGYFYDAIEKRMNESIRVFSLTDKLSKYNLLAGKLPEKAGDIALDQSLKSVYDLGSKIELVNQDGKAIHSRLNRSAFTVVGYVESSEFVSKTNLGSSTVGTGSLDTYGVVTEDHFDSDVYTMARIKVKGASKYAYYEDAYTRLIKKSTAQITSSLEDQPELRLTAIKEDGQKDIDQAQAKVNDAKRELVDKEQELSDARRKLVNAEEDYNEHQALYQQKISSAKSKIESGEQELAAAKQQLIDAERAIENGAAKLVDAKATYAEKKEQLADSKNRLDQASAVIQTNEAKLAAAGAEMEGAKTALQEAKAEIASKQKTVSAGKEEAAGAQAKITDAQAQLDAKSVELEEAADQLTLLKAKKEELLKDSASMEAEQEKLDETMAYLNEQITALSTQIEKLQAAGEDTTTLEVQLAGLKAGLVEAEQGEQTLAAKREELATGTAELDASLMKLQEASEQGESELTAAQGELDAKQETVNSKIAELDNAQAKIAAGQAKLKEKEEALSTQMAVYEEGLAELEKAKQQLASGQETYEQAASKLAGSGALLAEKEQQLEESKAQLQFGQSEYEQKADQLQQAIHQLDAEKADGAKQLADAKEQIEAGFETYEENETKFLEAKLEAEKEIADAEEKMADAKDELNALELPVYDVRDRTDNPSYKQYWENSQRVDSLAKVFPVILFGIASLVSLTTMTRMVSEERQQIGTLKALGYENNTILSKYVVYGSLASILGAAVGITLAHYILPIVIFNAYAAEYTFQTVDLSFFPVYSVIALLVSIACTTVTVFLAARKEMGHTPMYLMTPKPPKIGTRILLERITPLWSRLSFNNKVTARNLFRYKKRMLMTIFGVAGCTALLITGFGIKNSLSGLADKQFNTLIRYDILSVYDEDNKEIDNYHKALADDEQISSYGDIHYEAMTGTAADDNDQDITMLVSDDHEMLEDYMTLQNRESGKKLSIEGDGVILSEKLAKVMEAEVGDKVTLRDADDQEYSFKVSGIMEIYVGHYAFLTDEYYEKVLGGKAVNNASLIKVKDDAAENVDRVAADVMKQEATTAVIKSNQSSKTINEILGGLDNVVLVIIVCASMLAIVVIYNLTNINVSERIRELSTIKVLGFYPVEITLYVFKEIFALTIMGILTGYLGGYLLHAYINETLPPDNAMFSPDLWISNFVISGLMTIAFSLIVMVIMHVKLKKVDMLEALKSVE; from the coding sequence ATGATGAATAATATGCTGCACAGAGAGACATTCCGAACAATCAAGAAGACCTTCGGAAGATTCCTATCCATTGCGGCTATGATTGCGCTAGGCTGCTTTGCCTTTGTTGGCTTAAAGGTGACTGGGCCTGATATGCGTTCAACGGCGGAAAAGATATACGACACCTACCAATTAGCAGACGTTTCGATTGTTTCAACCTATGGACTAGACGAAACGGACGCAAAGGCTATTGAAGCGAATGAAAACATTGACACGATTGAATATGGCTATTTTTATGATGCGATAGAAAAACGCATGAATGAATCGATTCGTGTCTTTTCATTGACCGATAAACTATCTAAATATAATTTATTGGCAGGAAAATTGCCGGAGAAAGCGGGGGACATTGCCCTTGATCAGAGTCTTAAATCTGTCTATGATCTAGGTTCTAAGATTGAATTGGTCAATCAAGATGGAAAAGCCATTCATTCGAGGCTGAACCGGTCTGCTTTCACGGTTGTTGGGTATGTGGAATCAAGTGAATTTGTGAGCAAGACAAATTTGGGGAGCTCAACTGTTGGGACAGGAAGCCTGGATACATATGGTGTGGTGACAGAAGATCATTTCGATTCAGACGTGTACACGATGGCGCGCATTAAGGTGAAGGGTGCGAGCAAGTATGCCTATTATGAGGATGCCTATACACGTTTAATCAAGAAAAGCACTGCACAAATTACCTCGAGCTTAGAGGACCAGCCTGAACTTCGTCTTACCGCCATCAAAGAGGATGGACAAAAGGATATTGATCAGGCCCAAGCGAAAGTTAATGACGCTAAGCGGGAATTGGTCGATAAAGAGCAGGAATTGAGCGATGCGAGGCGGAAGCTTGTAAACGCTGAAGAAGATTACAATGAGCATCAAGCTCTTTATCAGCAGAAGATCAGCTCTGCCAAGTCAAAGATTGAAAGCGGGGAACAGGAGCTCGCAGCAGCCAAGCAGCAATTAATCGATGCAGAAAGGGCGATTGAGAATGGAGCGGCCAAGCTTGTGGATGCCAAGGCAACCTATGCGGAGAAGAAAGAGCAATTGGCCGATTCCAAGAACAGGCTTGACCAGGCAAGTGCCGTTATTCAGACGAATGAAGCAAAGCTGGCGGCAGCGGGTGCTGAAATGGAAGGTGCGAAGACTGCATTGCAGGAAGCAAAGGCAGAGATAGCAAGTAAACAGAAAACCGTTTCAGCAGGTAAAGAAGAAGCTGCCGGTGCTCAAGCTAAAATCACTGATGCACAGGCCCAGCTTGATGCGAAATCAGTCGAGCTTGAGGAAGCGGCAGATCAGCTTACCCTCTTAAAGGCAAAGAAAGAAGAGCTCTTGAAGGATTCGGCTTCCATGGAGGCAGAGCAAGAAAAGCTGGATGAAACAATGGCGTATCTAAATGAGCAAATTACGGCCCTCAGCACACAGATTGAAAAGCTGCAAGCGGCAGGGGAGGATACAACCACGCTTGAGGTGCAATTGGCTGGGCTAAAAGCCGGGCTAGTAGAGGCTGAGCAAGGGGAACAAACCTTGGCAGCCAAAAGGGAGGAATTGGCCACAGGGACGGCTGAACTTGATGCCAGTCTCATGAAGCTTCAGGAAGCTTCTGAACAAGGCGAGAGTGAGCTGACAGCTGCTCAAGGAGAACTTGATGCGAAGCAGGAGACGGTAAACAGTAAAATAGCTGAATTGGATAACGCGCAAGCTAAGATTGCCGCGGGACAGGCTAAGCTGAAAGAGAAGGAAGAGGCATTATCAACCCAAATGGCTGTTTATGAAGAGGGATTAGCTGAGCTTGAGAAAGCGAAACAGCAGCTTGCATCTGGTCAAGAGACGTATGAGCAGGCCGCTTCGAAATTGGCGGGTAGCGGTGCTCTTTTAGCGGAAAAAGAGCAGCAGCTCGAGGAAAGCAAGGCTCAGCTGCAATTCGGCCAATCCGAATATGAACAAAAGGCAGACCAATTGCAGCAAGCAATCCATCAATTGGATGCCGAGAAAGCCGATGGTGCGAAACAATTGGCAGACGCCAAGGAGCAAATCGAAGCCGGGTTTGAGACGTATGAGGAAAATGAGACAAAATTCCTTGAGGCAAAGCTGGAGGCTGAAAAGGAGATTGCCGATGCGGAGGAGAAAATGGCGGATGCGAAGGATGAGCTGAATGCCCTTGAACTGCCGGTCTATGATGTACGTGACCGTACTGACAATCCTTCCTATAAACAGTATTGGGAAAACTCCCAGCGAGTTGATTCATTGGCAAAGGTATTCCCGGTCATCCTCTTTGGCATCGCGTCCTTAGTGTCATTGACAACGATGACAAGGATGGTGAGTGAGGAACGCCAGCAAATCGGGACGCTCAAAGCATTAGGGTATGAGAACAATACCATTTTGAGCAAATATGTCGTGTACGGATCATTGGCGAGCATACTAGGAGCTGCGGTCGGCATCACGCTTGCCCATTACATCCTGCCGATCGTCATTTTCAATGCGTATGCGGCTGAATACACCTTCCAAACGGTCGACCTGAGCTTCTTCCCAGTGTATTCTGTTATCGCACTTCTTGTCTCCATTGCCTGCACGACTGTAACGGTCTTTTTGGCGGCGCGAAAGGAAATGGGCCATACGCCAATGTATTTGATGACACCAAAACCGCCAAAAATCGGTACGCGCATCCTGCTCGAGCGCATCACGCCGCTATGGAGCCGGTTGAGCTTTAATAATAAGGTGACGGCAAGGAATCTATTCCGTTACAAAAAACGGATGCTCATGACGATCTTTGGTGTGGCCGGATGCACGGCCTTATTGATCACAGGCTTTGGCATCAAGAATTCCTTATCCGGTCTTGCTGATAAACAGTTCAATACCCTCATTCGCTATGATATCCTCTCTGTTTATGATGAGGATAATAAGGAGATTGATAATTATCACAAAGCTTTGGCTGATGATGAGCAAATTAGCTCCTATGGAGATATTCATTATGAAGCGATGACAGGAACGGCTGCAGATGATAATGATCAGGATATTACGATGCTTGTCTCAGATGACCATGAGATGCTGGAGGACTATATGACACTCCAAAACCGGGAATCCGGCAAAAAGCTGTCCATTGAAGGAGATGGCGTCATTCTGAGTGAAAAACTCGCGAAGGTGATGGAAGCAGAGGTTGGCGATAAGGTCACCCTCCGTGATGCGGATGATCAGGAATATTCCTTTAAGGTTTCCGGTATTATGGAGATATATGTTGGTCATTATGCCTTCCTTACAGATGAGTACTACGAGAAGGTCCTGGGGGGAAAAGCGGTGAATAATGCCAGCTTAATCAAGGTCAAGGATGACGCAGCAGAGAATGTGGACCGAGTGGCAGCAGATGTGATGAAGCAAGAGGCGACAACAGCCGTTATCAAGTCCAATCAATCGAGCAAAACCATTAATGAAATATTGGGTGGATTAGATAATGTCGTACTTGTCATCATCGTCTGTGCCTCCATGCTTGCAATTGTCGTCATATACAATCTGACGAATATCAATGTCTCTGAACGCATTCGCGAGTTGAGCACGATTAAGGTACTTGGCTTCTATCCGGTGGAAATCACCTTATATGTGTTCAAGGAAATCTTCGCCCTGACCATCATGGGGATTCTTACTGGCTATTTGGGCGGTTACTTGCTTCATGCGTATATCAATGAAACATTGCCTCCAGATAATGCGATGTTCAGTCCAGATTTATGGATCAGCAATTTTGTTATCTCAGGGCTCATGACGATTGCTTTCTCTCTAATTGTTATGGTCATCATGCATGTGAAGCTGAAAAAGGTGGATATGCTTGAAGCCTTGAAATCAGTTGAATAA
- a CDS encoding GntR family transcriptional regulator — translation MSRPTEVTYDYIKQRIMEGDYKPSQKLNESELSEVIGVSRNTVKKALLKLEQENLVLIETNKGARIKSFSLEEIINYLEIRETLEGLIAKTAAPHMTEERLLLLEETFEQMKGHLENNRFDEYSKCNQTFHAIIYEASTNQQAVEMVNKIKNQLKRLQIKTILIPGRTQDSLKEHQKVLNAMKSHDGNWAEDAIKHHIAQVRKALAENYTFLV, via the coding sequence ATGAGCAGACCAACTGAAGTCACATATGATTATATTAAACAACGAATTATGGAGGGTGATTATAAGCCTTCACAGAAATTGAATGAGAGCGAATTATCTGAAGTGATTGGGGTCAGCAGAAACACGGTGAAGAAGGCATTGCTTAAGCTGGAACAGGAGAATCTCGTTTTGATCGAAACCAATAAGGGGGCAAGGATTAAATCCTTTTCCCTGGAGGAGATCATCAATTACCTGGAAATCCGCGAAACATTAGAAGGATTAATTGCTAAAACAGCCGCCCCTCATATGACAGAGGAGAGATTGCTGCTGCTCGAGGAAACCTTCGAGCAGATGAAAGGCCATTTGGAGAACAATCGATTCGATGAGTATTCCAAATGCAATCAAACCTTTCATGCCATCATTTACGAGGCATCCACTAATCAGCAGGCTGTCGAGATGGTTAATAAGATCAAAAATCAGCTTAAAAGGCTGCAAATCAAGACGATTCTTATTCCTGGCCGGACTCAGGACTCGCTTAAGGAGCACCAGAAAGTCCTTAATGCCATGAAGTCACATGACGGAAACTGGGCCGAGGATGCCATCAAGCATCACATCGCACAGGTGCGCAAAGCCCTGGCAGAAAACTATACTTTCTTAGTCTAA
- a CDS encoding M24 family metallopeptidase, whose amino-acid sequence MKSLKEIYHHKNFSLRKVRYLEPVFNNRPAILSDETFRERKDKLLQAMKDNGVDLVFVYADREHGANFEYLTGFIPRFEEAMLAIASTGEAILFLGNENVKMAPHSRMKAQLVHVPYFSLPNQPMENDRSLRDIISDAIDFCGKTIGIIGWKVFTSRFEDNRQLFDVPYFIVDILQRLAKEHGGEAMNASALFMGENGGIRTTNNANEIEHYEYGSSLASDCVLDVLNQVEIGKTEMELASSLSAFGQPHNVTAICATGDRFTNAVIYPRNKAVQLGDKFSATTGFKGGLASRSGYVVNNTEELPADVQDYLERAAIPYYAAVVAWLEQIKIGMKGGELYEIIEEVLPKEDYHWHLNPGHLTADEEWLSSPVYPQSSTELKSGMLLQIDIIPSVQGYAGASAETGIALADEQLREEIRENSPELWERILKRRDYIEKELHIRLHPEVLPLSDTVGYCRPYLLNKESALLFHRE is encoded by the coding sequence ATGAAGAGTCTAAAAGAAATCTATCATCATAAGAATTTTTCATTAAGGAAGGTTCGATATCTAGAACCTGTTTTCAATAATCGTCCGGCGATTCTTTCGGATGAAACTTTTCGTGAAAGAAAGGACAAGCTGCTACAAGCAATGAAGGATAATGGGGTTGATCTTGTATTTGTCTATGCAGACCGGGAGCATGGGGCAAACTTTGAGTATTTGACGGGATTTATTCCCCGTTTTGAGGAGGCTATGCTTGCGATTGCCTCTACTGGAGAGGCAATCCTATTCCTTGGGAATGAAAACGTAAAGATGGCTCCTCATTCTCGCATGAAGGCTCAGCTTGTTCATGTTCCGTATTTTTCATTGCCGAATCAGCCGATGGAGAATGACCGCAGTTTGAGAGACATCATAAGTGATGCAATTGATTTTTGCGGGAAAACAATCGGGATTATTGGCTGGAAGGTATTTACGAGCCGTTTTGAGGACAATCGCCAATTATTTGATGTTCCCTATTTCATCGTAGATATCCTCCAAAGACTTGCGAAAGAGCATGGCGGTGAGGCCATGAATGCAAGCGCCCTATTCATGGGGGAGAATGGCGGAATTAGAACAACCAATAATGCCAACGAAATCGAGCATTATGAATATGGCTCAAGTCTTGCCTCTGATTGTGTACTGGATGTATTGAATCAAGTGGAGATTGGAAAGACGGAAATGGAACTCGCCTCCTCCTTGTCGGCATTCGGTCAGCCGCATAATGTGACGGCTATCTGTGCAACGGGGGACCGGTTCACGAACGCAGTCATTTATCCGAGGAATAAGGCGGTCCAGCTTGGGGATAAGTTTTCTGCGACAACGGGCTTTAAGGGTGGATTGGCCAGCAGGTCGGGATATGTTGTGAATAACACGGAGGAGCTTCCGGCGGATGTTCAAGATTATCTTGAGCGAGCGGCGATTCCATACTATGCGGCTGTTGTTGCCTGGCTTGAACAAATCAAGATTGGTATGAAGGGCGGCGAGCTTTATGAAATCATTGAAGAGGTACTGCCGAAGGAGGATTACCATTGGCATTTGAATCCAGGCCATCTAACGGCTGATGAAGAGTGGCTGTCATCCCCAGTTTATCCACAATCGAGCACAGAGCTGAAGAGCGGAATGCTTCTGCAAATTGACATTATACCATCTGTACAAGGATACGCAGGAGCGAGCGCTGAAACCGGGATTGCTCTGGCAGACGAGCAGCTGCGTGAAGAAATTCGGGAGAACAGTCCGGAATTATGGGAGAGAATCTTGAAAAGAAGAGACTATATCGAAAAGGAGCTTCATATCCGGTTACATCCGGAGGTGCTTCCCCTTTCCGATACAGTTGGCTATTGTCGTCCATATTTATTAAATAAAGAAAGCGCCCTATTATTCCATCGAGAATGA
- a CDS encoding metal-sulfur cluster assembly factor, which translates to METLTKEQILEELEDVMDPELGVDIVNLGLVYDVELIQPHSVKITMTMTSMGCPLAGRIVADVKEVLLLNLPMIKDVQVDIVWSPPWSKERMSRLAKLALGVHG; encoded by the coding sequence ATGGAGACCTTAACGAAGGAACAAATTCTTGAAGAACTAGAAGATGTCATGGATCCAGAGCTTGGAGTTGATATTGTCAATCTCGGCCTCGTCTATGACGTGGAACTCATCCAGCCGCACAGCGTCAAAATCACCATGACCATGACCTCCATGGGCTGCCCATTGGCCGGACGGATTGTCGCTGATGTCAAAGAAGTATTGCTGCTTAATCTGCCGATGATCAAAGACGTTCAAGTGGATATTGTGTGGAGCCCTCCTTGGTCTAAGGAACGCATGTCTCGATTGGCGAAGCTTGCCTTAGGGGTTCATGGGTGA
- a CDS encoding ABC transporter ATP-binding protein, which translates to MAYIEMIDSYKRYQSGETTIVANNGINFTIEKGELAIILGASGAGKSTVLNILGGMDTNDEGDVMVDGNNIAKYNTRQLTAYRRNDVGFVFQFYNLLPNLTATENVELAASIVRDALDARKVLRDVGLADRLDNFPAQLSGGEQQRVAIARAVAKNPKILLCDEPTGALDYNTGKSILKVLQNMSRESGTTVVIVTHNAAIAPIADRVIHINDAKVRKITVNPNPVSIDSIEW; encoded by the coding sequence GTGGCGTACATTGAGATGATTGACAGCTATAAACGCTATCAGTCAGGGGAGACCACAATCGTCGCCAATAACGGAATAAACTTCACCATAGAAAAGGGCGAGCTTGCCATCATTCTTGGAGCCTCTGGAGCCGGTAAATCGACAGTCCTCAATATATTAGGCGGTATGGATACGAATGATGAGGGGGATGTCATGGTTGATGGCAACAATATTGCTAAGTATAATACCCGGCAATTAACGGCCTACCGCAGAAATGATGTTGGATTTGTGTTTCAGTTCTATAATTTGTTGCCCAACCTGACGGCCACTGAAAATGTGGAGCTTGCAGCAAGTATTGTCCGAGATGCGCTGGATGCGAGGAAGGTGCTGCGGGACGTAGGGCTGGCAGACAGACTTGATAACTTCCCTGCCCAGCTTTCTGGAGGTGAGCAGCAGCGAGTAGCGATTGCCCGTGCCGTTGCGAAAAATCCAAAGATTCTCCTATGTGATGAACCAACTGGTGCCTTAGACTATAATACTGGCAAATCAATTCTGAAAGTTCTGCAAAACATGAGCCGAGAATCTGGAACAACAGTTGTTATTGTCACCCATAATGCGGCAATTGCACCAATCGCTGATCGTGTCATTCATATCAATGATGCGAAAGTACGGAAGATTACGGTCAATCCCAATCCTGTTTCCATCGATTCGATTGAATGGTAG
- a CDS encoding MFS transporter gives MRFYTVILLSLLFQTSIRGDTVLVTLYAMDLEATSLSLGLVVASTALFPMFFASYAGRLSDRTGYRMPIAIGMLGTGAALLIPFLFHGSLIALIAAQLLFGLFQIFTIVSIQNLVGAYSTEDSRSKSFAAYTLAVSVANLIGPLLTGFAIDHLGYSVTFLILAAFSVIPAVFFLKLAMPVLAEKKSGMKAEQKGGFTELLMQPSLRKTFITSGIILTGVGLYEFYFPIYGKTLGLSASVIGIIISCNATAFILSRLFMPFLTAKMKEERVLGVCLTISAVAFFLIPLNGDPFYLMAVSFLMGLGLGLCQPLSMTMAYNHSPIGRTGEVLGIRLTVNKAVQFLIPIVFGSVGSLLGFFPIFWSNAVLLGCSGVTLFEQKLNKHSA, from the coding sequence ATGCGCTTTTACACCGTCATCCTTTTGTCCTTGTTGTTTCAAACGAGTATTAGAGGAGATACGGTTCTTGTTACGCTTTATGCAATGGATTTAGAGGCTACTTCCTTGTCCTTAGGGCTTGTCGTCGCTTCAACCGCTCTTTTTCCAATGTTCTTTGCCTCCTATGCTGGCAGGTTGTCGGACAGAACGGGCTATCGAATGCCGATTGCGATTGGGATGCTGGGAACGGGTGCGGCTCTTTTGATTCCCTTTCTATTCCACGGAAGCTTAATCGCCTTAATTGCGGCACAATTATTATTTGGACTGTTCCAGATATTCACGATTGTTTCAATCCAAAATTTAGTCGGAGCTTATAGTACGGAGGATTCTCGTTCCAAAAGCTTCGCTGCTTATACACTGGCCGTTTCAGTCGCCAATTTAATCGGTCCGTTATTAACCGGATTTGCTATCGACCATCTTGGCTATTCCGTGACTTTCTTGATTCTGGCGGCCTTCTCTGTTATTCCAGCGGTGTTCTTCCTAAAGCTCGCCATGCCGGTTCTTGCAGAGAAAAAGTCAGGGATGAAAGCAGAGCAGAAGGGCGGATTTACCGAGCTGCTGATGCAACCATCCTTACGGAAAACATTCATTACAAGCGGTATTATTCTAACAGGAGTCGGCTTATATGAGTTTTACTTCCCAATATACGGGAAAACTCTCGGACTTTCTGCTTCCGTTATTGGGATCATTATTAGCTGTAATGCGACAGCCTTTATTCTGTCACGTCTCTTCATGCCATTTTTAACAGCCAAAATGAAGGAGGAGAGAGTGCTAGGGGTTTGTCTTACCATATCAGCGGTGGCCTTCTTCCTCATCCCGCTCAATGGAGATCCATTCTATTTGATGGCCGTCTCCTTCCTTATGGGGCTTGGGCTGGGATTATGTCAGCCGCTGTCCATGACAATGGCCTATAATCATTCCCCTATTGGAAGAACAGGCGAGGTGCTCGGTATCCGTCTCACAGTCAATAAAGCTGTGCAATTCCTTATACCGATTGTCTTCGGATCTGTCGGTTCCCTGCTCGGCTTTTTCCCAATCTTCTGGTCAAACGCCGTGCTTCTGGGCTGCAGCGGCGTGACTTTGTTCGAGCAAAAACTGAATAAGCATTCTGCCTAA
- a CDS encoding TetR/AcrR family transcriptional regulator, translating into MENKKRRTITHIEETLLQLMETKSIDEIKVTDITRLANISRGTFYLYFIDRYDLLEKIENNIMNSLMGILDSSQSLITLPSEMENPAIDQIISYVYEHADTIKILLSPNGQPKFYTRIKSFIRKLIEDEQKKQKGAARYIDGIPQDYAEEILIGSILSILEHWIKKEEMETPEEISQLIIRTRFISPFDMLDH; encoded by the coding sequence ATGGAAAATAAAAAACGGCGAACGATTACGCATATCGAGGAAACCCTTCTACAATTAATGGAGACGAAAAGCATCGATGAAATCAAGGTCACCGATATTACTCGCCTGGCTAACATAAGCCGTGGAACCTTCTACCTATACTTCATCGACCGATATGATTTGCTTGAAAAAATAGAGAACAACATAATGAACTCTCTCATGGGAATCCTTGATTCTTCTCAATCTCTCATCACCCTTCCCTCAGAAATGGAAAACCCAGCGATTGATCAGATCATCTCCTATGTTTATGAACATGCTGACACGATTAAAATTCTACTTAGTCCCAATGGCCAGCCAAAGTTCTATACGCGAATCAAATCCTTTATCCGAAAACTCATCGAGGATGAACAAAAGAAACAAAAAGGAGCAGCTCGATACATTGATGGTATTCCGCAAGACTATGCAGAGGAAATCCTTATCGGAAGCATTTTAAGCATCCTTGAACATTGGATTAAAAAGGAGGAAATGGAAACCCCTGAAGAGATTAGCCAGCTGATTATCCGTACGCGGTTCATCTCTCCATTCGATATGCTCGATCATTAA